The Poecilia reticulata strain Guanapo linkage group LG13, Guppy_female_1.0+MT, whole genome shotgun sequence genome has a segment encoding these proteins:
- the LOC103475198 gene encoding cytochrome P450 2G1-like has product MEFSATFLLSVLIVALLWFVSGKNTKKYRLPPGPSPLPLIGNLLQLEKTAPFKSFLEFSKTYGPVMTFNLGWQRVVVLVGYDAVKEALVDQADDFTGRAPVAFLYRATRGYGIGISNGERWRQLRRFTLSTLRDFGMGRKGMEEWIQEESKHLRARMRSYKGEPFDPTSLLSRTVSNVVCCLVFGQRFSYEDKHFVNLLAVITMIVRFNSSPKGVMYNIFPWLMERLPGKQHAVFAKVEEIRDFVQTKIREHEDSLDPSSPRDFIDCFLIRGHETPCPAVFPQDTVIVPLLHSVLKEEKQWATPHSFNPQHFLDQNGNFKKNPAFLPFSAGKRACVGESLARMELFIFIVSLLQDFTFTCPGGPDSINLVPEYSSFANVPRSHKIIATPR; this is encoded by the exons ATGGAGTTTTCTGCAACTTTTCTCCTGTCGGTGCTGATCGTGGCTCTCCTCTGGTTCGTGTCTGGTAAAAACACGAAGAAGTACCGTTTGCCTCCTGGACCCAGTCCGCTGCCTCTCATAGGAAATCTGCTGCAACTGGAAAAGACAGCGCCGTTTAAAAGTTTCCTGGAG ttcagTAAAACCTACGGTCCTGTGATGACCTTTAACCTGGGCTGGCAGCGGGTCGTTGTTCTGGTCGGATACGACGCGGTGAAGGAAGCTTTGGTGGACCAAGCGGACGACTTCACAGGCAGAGCGCCGGTGGCGTTTCTGTACAGAGCCACCAGAGGATACG GTATTGGGATCAGTAACGGTGAGCGCTGGCGTCAGCTGCGGCGCTTCACTCTGTCGACTCTACGAGACTTTGGGATGGGACGCAAAGGGATGGAGGAGTGGATCCAGGAGGAGAGCAAACACCTGAGGGCGCGCATGCGCTCCTATAAAG GTGAACCTTTTGACCCGACCAGCTTGCTGAGCCGCACCGTGTCCAACGTGGTCTGCTGCCTGGTGTTTGGACAGCGCTTCAGCTACGAGGACAAGCACTTTGTGAATCTGCTGGCTGTCATAACTATGATCGTCAGGTTCAACAGCAGCCCTAAGGGCGTG ATGTACAACATCTTCCCGTGGCTCATGGAGCGACTTCCTGGCAAGCAGCACGCCGTTTTTGCAAAGGTCGAGGAGATCCGAGACTTTGTCCAGACGAAGATCCGAGAACACGAAGACAGTCTGGATCCCAGCTCTCCCAGAGACTTCATCGACTGCTTCCTCATCCGAGGTCATGAG ACTCCATGTCCTGCTGTTTTCCCGCAGGACACTGTGATCGTACCGCTGCTGCACTCTGTGCTGAAAGAGGAAAAGCAATGGGCAACTCCGCATTCCTTCAACCCGCAGCACTTTCTAGACCAGAATGGCAACTTCAAGAAAAACCCAGCATTCCTCCCTTTTTCTGCAG GGAAAAGAGCCTGTGTGGGCGAGTCTCTGGCTCGTATGGAGCTTTTTATCTTCATAGTGAGTCTCCTGCAGGACTTCACCTTCACCTGTCCTGGAGGCCCCGACAGCATTAACCTGGTTCCGGAGTACAGCAGCTTCGCCAACGTGCCTCGTTCTCACAAAATCATTGCGACGCCGCgatga
- the LOC103475120 gene encoding cyclin-dependent kinase-like 1 isoform X2 has product MEKYEKLAKIGEGSYGVVFKCRNKETGQIVAIKKFVESEDDPVIKKIAQRETRMLKQLKHVNLVNLLEVFRRKRRLHLVFEFCEQTVLNELDKHPEGVPQAQLKSIVWQTLQAVNFCHKHNCIHRDVKPENILLTKSGVIKLCDFGFARILTGPEDDYTDYVATRWYRAPELLVGDTQYGPPVDVWAVGCVFAELLSGNPLWPGKSDVDQLYLIRKTLGDLIPHHQQIFRSNVFFSGVSIPEPDTMEPLERRFCGASAQALTVMKSCLVMDPSLRLSCEELLELPYFQDEAGANWGREVERPGRRHDKASRRRQAGVQYLPQLPHSNVSPAPDVKKLVKHKYHLPNI; this is encoded by the exons ATggagaaatatgaaaaactggCCAAAATTGGCGAGGGCTCCTATGGTGTGGTGTTCAAGTGCAGGAACAAAGAAACGGGCCAGATAGTTGCCATCAAGAAGTTTGTGGAGTCTGAAGACGATCCTGTCATCAAAAAGATTGCACAGCGAGAAACGCGCATGCTTAAG cagctaaaacatgTGAATTTGGTCAACCTGTTGGAAGTCTTCAGGAGAAAAAGACGGCTCCATTTGGTGTTTGAGTTCTGCGAACAGACCGTCCTCAATGAGCTGGACAAACACCCGGAAGG GGTCCCGCAGGCCCAGCTGAAAAGCATCGTGTGGCAGACTCTGCAAGCTGTGAACTTCTGCCACAAACACAAC TGCATCCACCGTGACGTAAAGCCAGAGAACATCCTCCTCACTAAAAGCGGCGTCATCAAGCTGTGTGACTTTGGCTTCGCCCGCATTCTGA CTGGACCAGAGGATGACTACACAGACTACGTGGCGACCCGCTGGTACCGGGccccggagctgctggttgggGACACTCAGTATGGACCCCCGGTGGATGTTTGGGCTGTTGGATGCGTCTTTGCAGAGCTTCTAAGCGGGAACCCTCTCTGGCCCGGGAAGTCTGACGTTGACCAGCTGTACCTCATCCGAAAAACTCTCG GTGACTTGATTCCTCACCACCAACAGATTTTCCGttccaatgttttcttttctggagTCAGTATTCCTGAACCGGACACAATG GAACCTTTGGAAAGGCGGTTCTGTGGAGCGTCTGCCCAAGCTCTTACGGTCATGAAg TCCTGCCTGGTGATGGACCCGTCCCTGCGGCTGTCCTgtgaggagctgctggagctgccATACTTTCAGGATGAGGCCGGGGCCAACTGGGGCCGTGAAGTGGAGCGCCCTGGGAGGAGGCATGACAAAGCGTCCCGGCGCAGACAAGCTGGG GTCCAGTACCTTCCTCAGTTACCTCACAGTAACGTCTCACCTGCCCCAGATGTCAAGAAActagtaaaacataaatatcacCTGcccaacatttaa
- the LOC103475120 gene encoding cyclin-dependent kinase-like 1 isoform X3 has translation MEKYEKLAKIGEGSYGVVFKCRNKETGQIVAIKKFVESEDDPVIKKIAQRETRMLKLKHVNLVNLLEVFRRKRRLHLVFEFCEQTVLNELDKHPEGVPQAQLKSIVWQTLQAVNFCHKHNCIHRDVKPENILLTKSGVIKLCDFGFARILTGPEDDYTDYVATRWYRAPELLVGDTQYGPPVDVWAVGCVFAELLSGNPLWPGKSDVDQLYLIRKTLGDLIPHHQQIFRSNVFFSGVSIPEPDTMEPLERRFCGASAQALTVMKSCLVMDPSLRLSCEELLELPYFQDEAGANWGREVERPGRRHDKASRRRQAGVQYLPQLPHSNVSPAPDVKKLVKHKYHLPNI, from the exons ATggagaaatatgaaaaactggCCAAAATTGGCGAGGGCTCCTATGGTGTGGTGTTCAAGTGCAGGAACAAAGAAACGGGCCAGATAGTTGCCATCAAGAAGTTTGTGGAGTCTGAAGACGATCCTGTCATCAAAAAGATTGCACAGCGAGAAACGCGCATGCTTAAG ctaaaacatgTGAATTTGGTCAACCTGTTGGAAGTCTTCAGGAGAAAAAGACGGCTCCATTTGGTGTTTGAGTTCTGCGAACAGACCGTCCTCAATGAGCTGGACAAACACCCGGAAGG GGTCCCGCAGGCCCAGCTGAAAAGCATCGTGTGGCAGACTCTGCAAGCTGTGAACTTCTGCCACAAACACAAC TGCATCCACCGTGACGTAAAGCCAGAGAACATCCTCCTCACTAAAAGCGGCGTCATCAAGCTGTGTGACTTTGGCTTCGCCCGCATTCTGA CTGGACCAGAGGATGACTACACAGACTACGTGGCGACCCGCTGGTACCGGGccccggagctgctggttgggGACACTCAGTATGGACCCCCGGTGGATGTTTGGGCTGTTGGATGCGTCTTTGCAGAGCTTCTAAGCGGGAACCCTCTCTGGCCCGGGAAGTCTGACGTTGACCAGCTGTACCTCATCCGAAAAACTCTCG GTGACTTGATTCCTCACCACCAACAGATTTTCCGttccaatgttttcttttctggagTCAGTATTCCTGAACCGGACACAATG GAACCTTTGGAAAGGCGGTTCTGTGGAGCGTCTGCCCAAGCTCTTACGGTCATGAAg TCCTGCCTGGTGATGGACCCGTCCCTGCGGCTGTCCTgtgaggagctgctggagctgccATACTTTCAGGATGAGGCCGGGGCCAACTGGGGCCGTGAAGTGGAGCGCCCTGGGAGGAGGCATGACAAAGCGTCCCGGCGCAGACAAGCTGGG GTCCAGTACCTTCCTCAGTTACCTCACAGTAACGTCTCACCTGCCCCAGATGTCAAGAAActagtaaaacataaatatcacCTGcccaacatttaa
- the LOC103475120 gene encoding cyclin-dependent kinase-like 1 isoform X1: MEKYEKLAKIGEGSYGVVFKCRNKETGQIVAIKKFVESEDDPVIKKIAQRETRMLKQLKHVNLVNLLEVFRRKRRLHLVFEFCEQTVLNELDKHPEGVPQAQLKSIVWQTLQAVNFCHKHNCIHRDVKPENILLTKSGVIKLCDFGFARILTGPEDDYTDYVATRWYRAPELLVGDTQYGPPVDVWAVGCVFAELLSGNPLWPGKSDVDQLYLIRKTLGDLIPHHQQIFRSNVFFSGVSIPEPDTMEPLERRFCGASAQALTVMKSCLVMDPSLRLSCEELLELPYFQDEAGANWGREVERPGRRHDKASRRRQAGVKTSSSDFSGGQSTSSTSVKVLMLMVKSCLTASKSCSIKSLPKLKY, encoded by the exons ATggagaaatatgaaaaactggCCAAAATTGGCGAGGGCTCCTATGGTGTGGTGTTCAAGTGCAGGAACAAAGAAACGGGCCAGATAGTTGCCATCAAGAAGTTTGTGGAGTCTGAAGACGATCCTGTCATCAAAAAGATTGCACAGCGAGAAACGCGCATGCTTAAG cagctaaaacatgTGAATTTGGTCAACCTGTTGGAAGTCTTCAGGAGAAAAAGACGGCTCCATTTGGTGTTTGAGTTCTGCGAACAGACCGTCCTCAATGAGCTGGACAAACACCCGGAAGG GGTCCCGCAGGCCCAGCTGAAAAGCATCGTGTGGCAGACTCTGCAAGCTGTGAACTTCTGCCACAAACACAAC TGCATCCACCGTGACGTAAAGCCAGAGAACATCCTCCTCACTAAAAGCGGCGTCATCAAGCTGTGTGACTTTGGCTTCGCCCGCATTCTGA CTGGACCAGAGGATGACTACACAGACTACGTGGCGACCCGCTGGTACCGGGccccggagctgctggttgggGACACTCAGTATGGACCCCCGGTGGATGTTTGGGCTGTTGGATGCGTCTTTGCAGAGCTTCTAAGCGGGAACCCTCTCTGGCCCGGGAAGTCTGACGTTGACCAGCTGTACCTCATCCGAAAAACTCTCG GTGACTTGATTCCTCACCACCAACAGATTTTCCGttccaatgttttcttttctggagTCAGTATTCCTGAACCGGACACAATG GAACCTTTGGAAAGGCGGTTCTGTGGAGCGTCTGCCCAAGCTCTTACGGTCATGAAg TCCTGCCTGGTGATGGACCCGTCCCTGCGGCTGTCCTgtgaggagctgctggagctgccATACTTTCAGGATGAGGCCGGGGCCAACTGGGGCCGTGAAGTGGAGCGCCCTGGGAGGAGGCATGACAAAGCGTCCCGGCGCAGACAAGCTGGGGTAAAGACGTCTTCATCAGACTTCAGTGGTGGACAAAGTACTTCGAGTACTTCAGTAAAAGTATTGATGCTCATGGTAAAATCCTGCTTAACTGCAAGTAAAAGTTGCTCGATCAAAAGTTTGCCCAAGTTAAAGTACTGA